The following proteins are co-located in the Castanea sativa cultivar Marrone di Chiusa Pesio chromosome 8, ASM4071231v1 genome:
- the LOC142608331 gene encoding feruloyl CoA ortho-hydroxylase F6H1-3-like, giving the protein MDPIVATPISESSNITDFVVTNGNGVKGLSEMGLKALPKQYIQPVEERITVSNILPQESIPIIDMSNWDEPKVSESICDAAEKWGFFQIINHGVPIDVLENVKDATHRFFNLPAKEKRKFSKENSPSNSVRFGTSFSPEAEKALEWKDYLSLFYVSEAEASALWPSACKDQVLEYMRGSELVIQRLLEALMKRINVKEIDETKESLLMGSKRINLNYYPICPNPELTVGVGRHSDVSTLTILLQDDIGGLYVRGNNDSWVHVPPISGSLVINVGDALQIMSNGRYKSIEHRVVASGSKNRISVPIFVNPRPYDMIGPFPEVLAGGEKALYKQVLYSNYVKHFFKKAHDGKKTIEFAKI; this is encoded by the exons ATGGATCCAATAGTTGCAACACCTATCAGTGAGTCCTCAAATATCACTGACTTCGTCGTAACAAATGGCAATGGAGTAAAGGGTCTCTCAGAAATGGGACTCAAAGCCCTCCCTAAGCAATATATCCAACCTGTAGAAGAAAGGATCACTGTGAGCAACATCTTGCCTCAAGAGTCTATACCCATCATTGATATGTCAAACTGGGACGAACCAAAAGTCTCAGAATCAATCTGTGATGCTGCAGAAAAGTGGGGTTTCTTTCAGATTATCAACCATGGAGTGCCCATTGACGTGCTGGAGAATGTGAAGGATGCAACACATAGGTTCTTCAATTTGCCAGCTAAGGAGAAGAGGAAGTTTTCAAAGGAAAACTCACCTTCCAACAGCGTGCGGTTTGGCACAAGCTTTAGTCCTGAAGCAGAGAAGGCTCTTGAATGGAAAGATTACCTGAGCCTGTTTTATGTGTCCGAGGCTGAGGCCTCTGCATTGTGGCCCTCTGCGTGCAA GGATCAAGTTTTGGAATATATGAGGGGGTCTGAACTAGTTATCCAAAGGCTATTAGAGGCACTAATGAAGAGGATAAATGTGAAAGAAATTGATGAGACAAAAGAATCTCTCTTAATGGGTTCAAAGAGGATTAACCTTAACTACTATCCTATATGTCCTAACCCTGAGCTCACCGTGGGAGTAGGTCGTCACTCTGATGTGTCAACCCTTACTATCCTCCTTCAAGATGATATTGGTGGACTCTACGTGCGAGGAAACAATGATAGTTGGGTTCATGTTCCACCTATAAGCGGCTCCCTCGTGATCAATGTTGGCGATGCACTACAAATAATGAGCAATGGTCGATACAAGAGCATTGAGCACCGTGTGGTTGCTAGTGGAAGCAAGAATAGGATTTCGGTTCCTATTTTTGTTAATCCTAGGCCATATGACATGATTGGTCCTTTTCCAGAAGTGCTTGCAGGAGGTGAGAAAGCATTGTATAAGCAAGTTCTGTATTCAAATTATGTGAAACATTTCTTCAAGAAGGCTCATGATGGGAAGAAAACAATTGAATTTGCAAAAATATGA